In Pseudovibrio brasiliensis, the following are encoded in one genomic region:
- a CDS encoding ABC transporter permease: protein MTDNTPTVSGSETSEASRSALARFLDSDLLHSFLSSKVTVLAAITTLGLMLAALFAPIVAPFNPFDLAQISILDARIPPIGMEWSDPRYLLGTDDQGRDLLSGILYGMRISLAVGFLSVAFAAVLGISLGLISGYVGGRTDAIIMRIAEVQLTFPAILLALLIDGIANGIFGNIDRETWAIWILTFSIGLSFWVQYARTVRGSTLVEKNKEYVQAARVIGIPAWIIMIRHVLPNVLGPVLVIATINLALAIITEATLSFLGVGVPSTQPSLGTLIRIGNDFLFSGEWWIAIFPGLALAILVLAVNLLGDWLRDALNPKLR from the coding sequence ATGACAGATAACACACCAACCGTTTCCGGCAGCGAGACTTCAGAAGCCTCCCGCTCCGCATTAGCTCGTTTTCTGGACAGCGACCTGCTGCACAGCTTCCTCAGCTCCAAGGTGACCGTTCTTGCGGCCATCACTACGCTGGGTCTGATGCTGGCCGCTCTGTTTGCGCCAATCGTGGCACCGTTCAATCCGTTCGATCTGGCCCAGATCAGCATTCTGGATGCACGCATCCCGCCAATCGGCATGGAATGGTCCGACCCACGCTACCTGCTGGGCACAGACGATCAGGGCCGTGACCTGCTTTCCGGCATCCTGTACGGCATGCGCATTTCACTGGCAGTAGGCTTCCTGTCCGTTGCATTCGCAGCTGTGCTCGGCATTTCTCTGGGGCTGATCTCCGGTTATGTCGGCGGTCGCACAGATGCGATCATCATGCGTATCGCAGAAGTTCAGCTCACCTTCCCGGCGATCCTGCTGGCATTGCTCATTGACGGCATCGCAAACGGTATCTTCGGCAACATCGACCGTGAGACCTGGGCAATCTGGATCCTCACCTTCTCCATCGGTCTGTCCTTCTGGGTACAGTACGCGCGTACAGTGCGCGGCTCCACGCTGGTTGAGAAGAACAAGGAATACGTTCAGGCTGCCCGCGTGATCGGCATTCCGGCATGGATCATCATGATCCGTCATGTGCTGCCAAACGTGCTTGGCCCGGTTCTGGTTATTGCAACCATCAACCTTGCTCTGGCAATCATCACAGAAGCAACTCTCTCCTTCCTCGGCGTTGGTGTTCCATCAACACAGCCATCTTTGGGCACGCTGATCCGCATCGGTAACGACTTCCTGTTCTCAGGCGAGTGGTGGATTGCGATCTTCCCAGGTCTGGCGCTCGCGATCCTCGTTCTGGCAGTGAACCTGCTGGGCGACTGGCTCCGCGACGCACTGAACCCGAAACTGCGCTAG
- a CDS encoding ABC transporter ATP-binding protein, with translation MSILDIRGLTVQFPSRKDVFTASRNVNLSVDAGKILGVVGESGAGKSTVGNATIGLLEHPGRIAEGEIHLDGQRIDNLDPESMRKLRGKRIGMIFQDPLTSLDPLQTIEFQLVETIRLHLPLSKEEARARAVDLLDQVGIPNPQERISQYPHQFSGGMRQRVVIALALCADPEVVIADEPTTALDVSIQAQILKLMKRLCEEKNVAMVVITHDMGVIADLTDHVAVMYRGDLVEYGESKQVLGAPKHPYTQSLIAAVPRPDVKVHRFPQVDYIEGSAKPFKQIDIATHWLGKARDYKSVDGPLLDVKDITMKFLTKDAWISKNRQYFTALDKVSFDIHAGETFGLVGESGSGKSTMARVITGLYHPAGGTAHFAGQELTSLKDKKQVLTMRRQMQMIFQDPFSSLNSRMRVRDIVAEPIKFHRLASTNSEVNQIVDDLLEHVGLGVAAAAKFPHEFSGGQRQRISIARALATRPRFLVCDEPTSALDVSIQAQILNLLKDLQDELGLTMLFISHDLAVIRQMCNRTGVMRHGQLLEVADTEDLFDNPQHAYTKELLSLMPSMEGLSRQNLEEELA, from the coding sequence ATGAGCATCTTAGATATTCGCGGCCTCACCGTTCAGTTTCCGAGCCGCAAAGACGTCTTCACGGCGTCCCGCAATGTCAATCTCTCCGTAGACGCCGGTAAAATCCTCGGCGTTGTGGGCGAGAGTGGCGCAGGTAAGTCCACCGTGGGTAACGCCACCATTGGCTTGCTGGAACATCCGGGCCGCATTGCAGAAGGTGAAATCCACCTCGACGGTCAGCGCATCGACAATCTTGATCCGGAAAGCATGCGTAAACTGCGCGGTAAGCGCATCGGCATGATCTTCCAGGATCCGTTGACCTCGCTGGATCCACTTCAGACCATCGAGTTCCAGCTGGTCGAAACCATCCGCCTGCACCTGCCGCTTTCTAAGGAAGAAGCACGTGCCCGCGCGGTGGATCTGCTGGATCAGGTCGGCATTCCAAATCCGCAAGAGCGTATCTCGCAGTACCCACACCAGTTCTCTGGCGGCATGCGCCAGCGCGTTGTCATCGCTCTTGCCCTTTGCGCAGACCCGGAAGTTGTCATCGCCGATGAACCAACAACCGCTCTCGACGTATCCATTCAGGCGCAAATCCTGAAGCTGATGAAGCGTCTGTGTGAAGAGAAAAACGTGGCGATGGTCGTCATCACCCACGACATGGGCGTGATTGCAGACCTCACCGACCACGTTGCGGTTATGTACCGCGGTGATCTGGTGGAGTATGGCGAGTCCAAGCAGGTACTGGGCGCCCCAAAGCACCCATACACCCAGAGCCTGATCGCTGCTGTGCCGCGTCCGGACGTGAAAGTGCATCGCTTCCCACAGGTGGATTACATTGAAGGCTCCGCAAAGCCATTCAAGCAGATCGACATTGCCACCCACTGGCTGGGCAAGGCACGTGACTACAAGTCTGTCGATGGCCCACTGCTGGATGTAAAAGACATCACCATGAAGTTCCTCACCAAGGACGCATGGATTTCTAAGAACAGGCAGTATTTCACCGCTCTGGATAAGGTCAGCTTTGACATCCACGCAGGTGAAACCTTTGGCCTCGTGGGCGAAAGTGGCTCTGGTAAATCAACCATGGCCCGCGTCATCACTGGCCTCTACCACCCAGCAGGTGGCACCGCCCACTTCGCCGGGCAGGAACTGACCAGCCTGAAGGACAAGAAACAGGTCCTGACAATGCGTCGTCAGATGCAGATGATCTTCCAGGATCCGTTCTCATCCCTGAACTCCCGTATGCGTGTGCGTGACATTGTTGCGGAACCAATCAAGTTCCACAGGTTGGCAAGCACCAACAGCGAAGTGAATCAGATCGTTGATGACCTTCTGGAGCACGTCGGCCTTGGCGTTGCAGCGGCTGCCAAGTTCCCGCACGAGTTCTCAGGTGGTCAGCGTCAGCGTATCTCCATTGCCCGCGCACTGGCGACCCGCCCACGCTTCCTGGTGTGTGACGAGCCTACCTCTGCGCTGGACGTGTCCATCCAGGCACAGATCCTCAACCTGCTGAAAGATCTGCAGGACGAGCTGGGCCTCACCATGCTGTTCATCAGCCACGACCTCGCCGTCATCCGGCAGATGTGTAACCGCACCGGCGTTATGCGCCACGGCCAGCTTCTGGAAGTCGCGGACACCGAAGACCTCTTCGACAATCCGCAACATGCTTACACCAAGGAGCTCCTCTCCCTGATGCCAAGCATGGAAGGCCTGTCCCGCCAGAACCTCGAAGAAGAACTGGCCTAA